The region GATGTCGCACCCGTTCACCTTTTGCATCCGGGTGACCGTGTTCGTCCAGCCGTCCCGGTCCTTGTTCTTCCCGAGCGGCCGGGCCAGGGCGTGGCAGGTTGAGCATTTGACGTCGAACAACGCCTTGCCCCCGGGATCGGCCGCATCCGCGGCGGCCGGCGGCGCATTCACGGGAGACTGGCCGGTGGCGGCATTGTGATGGTCCCCGTGCCTCTCCCCGTGCTCCCGCGCGTCGTCGGCTCCGCGTCGCGCGAACCGCGCCCCCGCGTCCGGCTCCGCCGCGAAGGCGGGAACCGCCGGGAGGATCAAGGCGGCCGCGAGCAGCGCGGCGATCGTGCGGTTCCAACGCATGTCGGCCCCTCCCCGGAAAAAGGTTACTTCTTGCCGTGCTCGGCCGCCAGGAACTCCACGATCTTGGCCGCGTCGGCGTCGGAGATCCAGTCGGCCTTCTTCCCCTGCATTTCCTTCACGATCGACGCCCACTTCTCCCTGGATTCCTTGCGGGCGGTCGCGCGGTCCATGCCGTGGCACACGCTGCACTTCGCTTCGAATAAGGCCTTCCCTTCGGCGGCCGGGGCGGCGGCGGGAGCCGCGGGGGCGGCGGGCTTGGGAGCTTCCGGCTTCGAGCATCCGGCGACGAGGGTTGCGACCAGAAGGGATAGAATGCACAGAACCACGGAGCGAACGCGCATTGCCTGCATCCTCCTTGAGGGGTGGGTTTCCGATCATCTTACTCCCCGCCCGCCGGGGGACTCAATCGATTTGTGTATAATGCTCCGATGATCCGCGTCCGCATCCCCCAGAAGGAAAAAGAGATCGAGGTCCGGGGCCCGCGCAGGGTGATGGACATCCTCGCCGAGGCGGGAGTCCGCCCATCGACCGTCATCGTCACCCAGGGGAGGAAGCTCCTGACGAAGGACCACCGCGTGCAGGACGGGGAGACGATCGACGTCATCTCCGTCGTCTCCGGAGGATAATAGTGCCCCATTTCGTAATTACAGCCGCATTCGAGTGCCGCTGCATCCGCCCCGGCTTCGTTGCGCTTCCTCACCGTACTTTCACAGTACGCCTCGGTCGCGACGCCTTGCCGGAGCGGCGCATCAGCCCTCTCGGTGCAGGCCGTAATTACGAAATGGGGCACTCCCCCCCATGAAGTGCAAGCGCTGCCGGCGCGCCGACGCCGCGGTGGAGTTGCCGAGCCACCACTCCGCCTTCTGCCCGGACTGCTTCTACCTCTTCTTCCGGCGCCAGGTGACGGAGGGGATCCGGAAGTTCCGCCTCCTCTCGCCCGATGACCGGGTGCTGGTGTGCGTCTCCGGAGGCAAGGACAGCCTCGTCCTCTGGGACGTCCTGATGGAGCTGGGGTACGAGACGGAAGGGCTCTACGTCGACCTGGGGATCGACGGGTACTCCGGGCGGTCGAAGGAGAAGGTGCTGGCGTACGCGGCGGCGCGCGGGAAGACGCCGATCGTCGCGGACCTCGCGAAGGAGGGGATCCCGATCCCCGAGGCCGCGCGGTGCGTGCGGATGCAGGAGTGCTCGATCTGCGGCACCGTGAAGCGGTATTTCTTCAACCGGGTCGCGGCGGAAGGGAAGTTCGACGTGGTCGCCACGGGGCACAACCTCGACGACGAGACGGCGCGGCTCCTGGGGAACCTCGTCCACTGGCAGCGGGACCACCTCGCGCGGCAGCACCCGTTCCTTCCCGAGGCGGGGGTCGGTCTCGTGCGGAAGGTGAAGCCGCTCTGGCGCGTGAGCGAGCTGGAGACCGCGGCGTACGGCTTCCTGAAAGGGATCGATTACGTGACGGAGGAGTGCCCGTTGAGCGAGGACGCCACCTCGCTGGTGTACAAGGAGGCGCTGTCGCTGATCGAGGAGAAGATGCCGGGGACTCGGATCGTCTTCTACCAGGGGTTCCTGGACGACGCGAACCCTCTGCGGCGGCCGCCGGAGGCGGCGGCGCCGGGGGAGGACGAGTCGTGGAAGAGCGGGACGGCGAGGCCGTGCGCGTCGTGCGGCGCCCCCACGTACGCGGAGACGTGCGCCTTCTGCCGGATGAAGGAGCGGGTGCGCAAGCGGCGCGAACAACGCTCGGGGAGGATCGCCGGTTGAGCGACGGACGCGTGCGCCGGGGGCCGTTCCGGGAGGGGGAGGACGTCCTGCTCGTCTCCCCGAAGGGAGAGGAGCACCTGATCACGCTCGCGCCGGGGAAGGCGTTCGGCACGCACAAGGGAAATCTGCCGCACGACGACCTGATCGGCAAGGAGGACGGCAGCCGCGCGTGGACGGCGATGGGGGACGAATACCGCGCCTTCCGGCCGACCTACATGCAGTTCATCATGAACCAGAAGCGGCACGCGCAGATCATCTACCCGAAGGATACCGGGACGATCCTCATGTGGGCGGACGTGTTCCCGGGGGCCACGGTCGTCGAGGCGGGGATCGGCTGGGGCGCGCTCACCATCAAGCTGCTGGAGGCGGTGGGTCCCGCGGGGAAGGTGGTCTCCTACGAGGTGCGGGACGATTTCGCGCAAAGCGGCGCGCGGACGGTGCGGCGGTACCTGGGGGATTGCCCGAACCACGAGGTGAAGGTGCGGGACATCTACCGGGGGATCGACGAGCGGGACGTGGACCGGATCGTCCTGGACCTTCCGGAACCGTGGCAGGCGGTTCCGCACGCCCGGGAGGCGCTGCTCCCCGGGGGGATCGTCCTCTCCTACCTCCCCTCGACGATGCAGGTGAAGCAGCTGTGCGACCGGTTCGCCGAAAACGGCGGGTTCTCCGAACCGGAGACGTTCGAGGTGATCCTGCGGCCGTGGCACGTGAAGGGGATGTCGGTCCGCCCCGTCCAGTGGATGTTCTCCCACTCCGCCTTCCTGGTCGTCGCCCGCAAGCTCTCCTGAAATCAGGCGGTCGCGCGGAACCAGTCGAACGTTTTCCCTAGGCCTTCGCCGAACGGGACCTTCGGGTCGTACCCGATGAGCTTCCGCGCCAGGGAGATGTCCGCCAGCGAATCCCGGACGTCCCCCGTCCGCCC is a window of Deltaproteobacteria bacterium DNA encoding:
- a CDS encoding tRNA (adenine-N1)-methyltransferase, whose product is MSDGRVRRGPFREGEDVLLVSPKGEEHLITLAPGKAFGTHKGNLPHDDLIGKEDGSRAWTAMGDEYRAFRPTYMQFIMNQKRHAQIIYPKDTGTILMWADVFPGATVVEAGIGWGALTIKLLEAVGPAGKVVSYEVRDDFAQSGARTVRRYLGDCPNHEVKVRDIYRGIDERDVDRIVLDLPEPWQAVPHAREALLPGGIVLSYLPSTMQVKQLCDRFAENGGFSEPETFEVILRPWHVKGMSVRPVQWMFSHSAFLVVARKLS
- a CDS encoding adenine nucleotide alpha hydrolase family protein → MKCKRCRRADAAVELPSHHSAFCPDCFYLFFRRQVTEGIRKFRLLSPDDRVLVCVSGGKDSLVLWDVLMELGYETEGLYVDLGIDGYSGRSKEKVLAYAAARGKTPIVADLAKEGIPIPEAARCVRMQECSICGTVKRYFFNRVAAEGKFDVVATGHNLDDETARLLGNLVHWQRDHLARQHPFLPEAGVGLVRKVKPLWRVSELETAAYGFLKGIDYVTEECPLSEDATSLVYKEALSLIEEKMPGTRIVFYQGFLDDANPLRRPPEAAAPGEDESWKSGTARPCASCGAPTYAETCAFCRMKERVRKRREQRSGRIAG
- a CDS encoding MoaD/ThiS family protein translates to MIRVRIPQKEKEIEVRGPRRVMDILAEAGVRPSTVIVTQGRKLLTKDHRVQDGETIDVISVVSGG
- a CDS encoding cytochrome c, which translates into the protein MRVRSVVLCILSLLVATLVAGCSKPEAPKPAAPAAPAAAPAAEGKALFEAKCSVCHGMDRATARKESREKWASIVKEMQGKKADWISDADAAKIVEFLAAEHGKK